The genomic region GATTCAAGACACCTTGTACTTGTTGTTCTGTGCTCTGGTGGAGAGTAGGAGCATGGTTAAAACTAGAATACGGTGCCTTAGCTAATGGAACAAAAGATTGAGACTGAAGGAGCTTTATCTCTGCATGGATTATAGCAAAAACAACACTCGTACCTCATTAACACCAGTTATTCGCATAGTGAAAACAAAATGACTTCTTGATGATTGTTCATTCATTTGAGTTTTTCCAACAGATCTGAATTAGTCAAGCAAAAACGTCATCAGTCCATGAGTCACTGTTAGAAAGAATTCTAACATGGAAAGACAAAtctcatttgtttatttttcaaaaatgccATAGAAAACAGTTATGTGTAAATATGAGTGGTCCATACTTGTACGTATTTCTCttctgaaatttttaatagaacgGAGTTTGGATACAAACAATACAATGCATACTCTAAAATGTTACCTGCTATGAGCAGCTCGGTCTAAAAGATACTTGACCTCTCTGCTACTTTGAACATCCACAATAGTAAGATCTGAAACTTGTGTGTTTCCATTTGCATCATGTTTAATAGTATATTGCTTTCCAGCAACACCATTTTCGATTCGTGATGCATCCTTGTTTGTTGATAACAAATCACGAATGGTTTCATTGTATATTTCTAACATGGAGACCTGTGGACATTAGTTGAAGGAAAAGTTCACTAATTATCCAGAGAAGATATGAACAAAGTAGACTATAGAAAAAGCAAACCAAGGAGGAAAAAGAAATAAACCTGCATTTCATATCTCCAGCCTTGAGGTTGAAGTGCTTGCTTAGTTTGAAATATTTGCTCTAATGAGCGTGGTATTAATCCCTTCTCATCTGGTTGACCTGGTTTTCCCATCATGGTATAGGTTTTACCCGAACCTGTTTGCCCATAAGCAAAAATGCAAACCTGTTGAAAGATAAAACAGTTGCATGATTAAGCATTTACTATACTACTACTGCTGCTATCACATTATTGTATCCAGGAAAGCCTTACAATATTTATAAACAAATGTAAATATAACCTTGTAACCATCAAGAGCACTTTGGACAAGTTGTGATATTTCTACAAAAACTTCCTCTTGTGATGCATCAGGCATAAATACTTTGTCAAAAGTGAAAGAATGCTTTTGCCCTGATAGATGATAAACAAACATCAAATGAGCTTTTGATGTTCAGAACTGAAAAATAGGTAATGAAATCGAATAGCATTTTATGATAGAgttttataatttaagtaaattgGTTCACTACCATTTTGTGTCATGTCAATGCCACGTCCCAGATATTCCATTGACGTGGGATAAGAGAAAACCTTCGCCTGATTACTTGAACTGTCATCAGGCAATTGAGGCCGCACTCTACAAAATACACGGATGTTCCCTTTCAATTCCTAGAATCATAAGAGCAGTAAGTTAGGAAACATATTTGTTCTAATGTTAACATAAGTTATAGTTTAGAACATTACCAATATAGTATTATGCAACTTCTTACGCAGCTTTTCCCCTTCTATAAGCTTAAATTCTGCATCTTCCAAGCGATTCTGCAACTCCTCAATGAGTTTCTTTTGCCCTTCAAATTCATTTCTTGTCTCGAATATGGACATATCAGACATCTAAAATTGGGAAAGAAGCAAGATTATGATAGGATAAACATAAAATGCTGTAAATAGTTTTCTCAAAAATAGATGAAATAACCTGTAATTTCCTCTCTGCAACTGCTAGTTGGTCGTGCAAAATTTGTATTTGATTGCCTTGTGACAAGCATTTTTCCTGTAAACGGTCCAAGACATATCAGAATATATTCATGTCTAATGGAAAagcaaaataaatagaaaaaagaaCAGGAAAGTAACCTCTAATTCACTTGAATTTGTAGCCAACTCTTTGTATTTCGATACTTCAGCAGCTAGACTTTGCACTTGCTGTTGATAGTGTTCACGATCTTCTCGGCTCTGGTTTAACTCCATTCTAAGGCATGCAACTTCATTCAGCAAGGCATCTTTCTGCTTCATAACTTCATCTTGGGAAGCCTAACacgaagaaaaaagaaaaggcaCCAGCAACCAATATGTCAATATTTGAGCTTCTTTTAACccgtaaattacctaattaatcACCAATTTAAATCTTTTAACAAACATATGATTTTCATTTCAATATTCTCAACTCAACAAAGCATATCACCTATTTATAACATTTCCAAGAAACTTGCAGCATCTTAGAACTTTAAAGAAATCAAACATCTTCTTGAAACAAAATTCTCAACTATgataagaattttattttttgatgagttgataaaaataaaatgtagatAAGTTATGGCTAGAAAATTCACTAGTGAAGGCCTAACTACGTGCTTAACGTGCAATAGAAAGGCCAGATTACTAGACACAATAAAAATATGTCATATAAGAGATGGCTTTCCAGTGCATGGAAACTCACTATAGATGACATAAGTTGATCTTGCAATGATTTATGTTGACCCCTTAAGGTGTGAAGATTCTCCACTATGGCTGATCTCTCTTTCTCTCCACGCTTAATGGTTTCATGGGCTGTATCAAGATCTGTCTGGAGTTTACTGTTGTATAACTGTAAACTCGAGTTGTACTCTTGTAGTAGCTTGTACATATCATTAATTGATGCTATCTGCAGCGTTCAAGAATTGTATGAGCTAACAAAAGTGAGCTAAATGCAAATGCAGCGTTCAAGAACTTTGATAAGATTAAATTTTCAGTCTTATATTTTACCCTTTGATTGGCACCATCAAGCTCGCCTTGAACTTTCTCGAGCTCTTCTGAAAGAGAAGCTTGTGACCTTTCAATACTAGTTCGAGCTTCTTTTTCTTTAGTAAGTGAATCTACTGCAGCCTGATTGTCACATTCAAAATAACTGATCACTTTCCATTTTccaaacacacaaaaataaatatatacatgtgtgtaaaacaacaacaacaaaaattctaTGACTATTTACATATATAGGGCTCCTTACATTCTTCTCTGATTCTTCTTTTGCGAGCTTATCTTGTAAGGAAGCCAAGCTTTTTCTAAGCtccaaaataatcaaattaagtTCTTCCTCCTTGTTGTTTAGAGCCACCTCTACAGgaaaatatgttattttatatcAAAAGAGAATTAACCAATACAATTATAAATCATATAAAACAAAGAGAATAAATGGAACATACCCATTTCAGAGCATCTTCTCTCAGTCAATTCCAAAGCATTCCTTAATTTCTCTTGCTCAAATGCATACTCTCCCTCAAGTTCTTGGAACCACTTAATGCATAGCCTAAGTCTCTTTATATACTCCATCATATTCTCACATCTCTCCTGAATAACCAACCGAATTAAGCGAAGATCAACACTAATTTGAACTGAGCCACTGGAAGTACAATGAAAAACACACTCACCTTATAGTTAAATTTATTCTTGTACTTCATTTTCTCATTCACTAATGCTTCTACATCCTCTCTAGTGAACTCAATGCCGCCACATTCTGAACCCGCATTACTCGCAGGTGCACTACTGAGGTCAAGATCTTGGGAGCCATTTACAAGTGAGAAAGCTAGTCTGAGCCTACCATTATTTGCAGTCCCAACCATTTTTTCAAATCCAAGCCTTTGTCCCTTATCTTCACTCACCACATCAGCAATGTATTTCTTCTGCAAATCCAATAAACATTTCACCCACAAAATGGGAAGGCAAAATCAGCCTCTATTCTTTATTCCCAAAAGAATAGTAAAAAACAAAATTTACCCATTAATGAGAATAGCTAAAGATTGGAACTTTACATCCAGAAAAAGGAAAATATCCAAAAATAGCAGGAAGTAATTGAGCTACACAATTGAAGCTTCGCCCCAAATTTTGGGACAAAAAGCCAATCTAAACCTCCATATGACTAAAAGGTACTTACTAACAAACAGACCATGTAAATTCAGTCCTATccagaaaatgaaaaataaatagatgaaaaaaacttcaaattaatattaaatcccaaaatgaaaaaggaaaaaggTACCCAAAAACAAGAAAATCATGAATATTGAATCTTTAACAAGAAATGGGGAAAAAACAAGAAGAGGTCTTCCATTCCAACATAACCAAATACACGGTAAAATAATGTAACCAACCCCCAAAATGGGGTTAAAGCAAATTTCCAATCCAAATTGAAAAACAGAACATACCCATTAACAAGAAGAACATGAAGATTGAATCTTTATAAAAAACATTGTGAAAGGCAAACAACCCTCAGTATTTCAGCCATAGACAAGTActtgaaagaaacaaaaacagaAAGGAACTTACTTTTAAAGAGCTCGGGGTGATAGTGGAAGTAGTTGTGAGAGTAGTGTTATGTTGAAATGGAGGTTTGTTCTGGCTCTTTGAACCcatttttgaagaagaaaaagagagagaatgAGAAGCTGTAAGATGTTGGAGGCAGTAAATTTTTGGGTCTAGCAAAGTAGGGCCATGAATTGCATTCAAAGCTACCAATCGTGCATCGCAGCCGTTGCTTTTACCACCAAGGATATGATGAAgatgatgattatatgatgaaaCAAAAAGACACTAtgaaatcaataaaaaatttctttaatttaatctcttctaaaagaaatttaaaaatgtgATGTCAAAGCTTTTGATTTTGTTGGTAAAAAATTGTTTTTGGTTTCAAAATAAGAGTTAGTTTTGGACTTTTATTACCGTTgggatttgaattttttaaaagtgGGGATCTCGCGGAATTTTGTACAGTGTTTGAAGGCTTGAAGGAATCTCTTTTTGGCTTGGTATGACAAGTCTACCCCTCTATTCTGCATGAAAGATTGCCATTTTGTTGAGGTTAAAATTGTCTAATCATATTGCGATGTTGATAGCTTTTGCTCcccttaatattttaaaattgaaactttcaaaaatatatatactttataaaATTGAAATTACATTTTCATAAAAGAATAATATCCTAAATACATATTagattagagaaattatttttaatacgaGGTAAGtagaaattattttatagatttttcacCACATTAGTCATGGTTTTGTCTAATTAAAGAGGACATATAAtttttttcacatcatatgtacaTTTAAGCTAAACTTCCAAATAAAAATGATATATCCTTTTTTAATTGGACGAGATCATAGATGATATGATGATAAGGATCTATACAATAATTTCTCCTAGATAAgagtttttaaaaattaaattttatatttgctttttttaataattatctcATTACaggttattatttttttttataaaatgccTAAAACTATCCATAGCACTTCTCAACTTACGTCATTTTGCATTGGTAATAATATCAAtgccaatcgagttaagactcaatcgacactATAAAAATTTTGTATAAATCAATTTAGAATATTAATAAATTTGTCAGTTGATTAAAATATGCTCCTAGAAAACCTAAATTATAAGCAAAAAAGGAAGGTATATACAAATTAGTTGTAAGATAGACCAAACTATGTATATATCAACCAAAAACTAAGCTTAAAGCTTTTCAACGACCgcataaaataaggaaaaaaaaaagaaattaccaACCAACATTATTGATTcatttatatttatactattaatGATTAGGTATAATAATGTAACAATAATATACTTGTATATAGATAAGAGAATGAtgtataagaaaataataatggTTGGGGTGGTCTCAATATATAAAATAATGTGATTGAAGTTAGAGATGTATATTTGTTTTCCCCATCGTCTTGGTCTTACTTTACTGCGCATTACCTCATTTGTTTATGTTTATCGTTTCGAAATTCTAAATAGGTCTTACAATTTTACTGGTTTAACAACAAAAATAATCTCTCTTTGCCGATACATATATGTGAAACAAGAATATATAAAAGTTTCCATCATGTATGGGGGAAAAAGATGGTTGGCAAATCCCTTTAGTCATTTGGTATAATAGAGAGAGAGGGTCATTCAAGTGGTCCTTTCAACTTCTCTGTCTGCCTAAGAGAGGCTTCTTCTTCACCCATGTCTTTTTTATCCCAAGCGTGTTGCATTAATCTCATGGGATTGTGCTGTTGGGTCACTTTTCACCTTTAATTTATACCCCAAACATTGATGAATTTTGTTTACCTAATAAAAAATAAGACTACCCATCTTTCTCTTACAATTTGGTTTGATGCTCCTTGGTTCgattcatgtttttttttaatcCTATTTAATATCGTAATTATGTTTTTGTCCATCAGTTGCATCTGATTTCATAATCAATGATGAAATTGTAATTTCGATATAAAACCATGGATTAAGTTTGATAATGTGCATATGAACTGAAATAAAGAGCAACAAAGCTAGGGTTTGCATGTGAGCAAAGTTGATAAACCAATATTAATTTTAGGTGGAATTTTGACTTTAAGGGATCCAATTGCCTCTTTCTCAAGCAAAATCTGTCCTCTAATATTTCTCCGCTTTAACTTGAAGAtgatgcaaggtattaagctttGGAAAaatcttccctttttcctttttttttttctctcttgaaaTTCTTGATTAAATTGCATGctgaaaaatattaattaaattaagctGTTAGGTATGAAAAATTAATATACAATTGACAAATAATATAAAGTTTGGTGCACTTAGAAATTAAAATTCACCatgcaaatttaaaaaaaaccatttttatttattaaaaaatcctCAAATTATTGAATTCTTTTAATATAAATttcaagtttaattgttataataACAATTGATGGGATCTATGTTCTGTATTGCTAACAAAACTTTTTCCTCTTTGTCTTCCATATAAGCTTCTTGCCAGTTAGCAGTTTTGCTTAATCAATAATTTATCCCacaaaaaatgattattaattaaaaagaaaagggaattgTCCAAGTGAAACTCCATTTTTATTGGTTAATCCGGGAGATGAGATCTTAATATTGGATGTTATATTTGGCAAATGTGTGTGAGATGCCCTCTTTAAGCACATGGCAGATTATTAAAGCTATTAGATCCTAATCCAATttggtttaatttaattaaatggcCGGTTCAGACTATTAGTTTGactgatatataaaaataaatatgtttAGCAAGTTAATCCAAGGTCTTAGACCAAAAATGTTGGATAAAAATAATGGAAGGCCTGCggggaaaatatatatatatgaaagaatgttttttttttcaaggtATAAGAATAAGACACTGAAAGTAACCTTATTGCTAAATCTCATCATGAACTTTGGATGGTGTGAAGTCATCTGAAATGTATGGGAAAATGCCAAATTCTCCTGCATTTCTAATCTTACGTATGGATTTGGTTGTATTGTTTGTTTCGGAAGTAAAGATGGTTTCGTTTTTTCTAAAAAGCACCCTTCTTTTATGTATGAATAATACTGTTATTTGTCAAAACTTATTCTGAATCCGGCTAGCTCTTGGAAAGCACAATTCATACCTTGATCTGGGGAATTAAATGATCCCATATCGATTATTTAAGGATTGCGTTGTGAATATATATTAAAAGGTTCTCGTAACATTTTTGAGCTTTAAGATAACTTGTTTTTTAAGTTTGTTGCTCTTAAATTTGTCATTAAGTGAAGTATTGGTTGGCAAAATAAGGTTACGTGTGCATTCCCCTTTTGGTAGAGTTGTTAAAACATCCTTATATTTATTGCTTCCTCAAATTTATTCTCTGGGTGTCTCAGCCttatatttatttaatctttAAATATACACAAACATGTGTAAATATTCGTcttattttaattgatataataatacatttagtccttaatacttacatattttatcaatttgactCTCAAACTATTTAACTAAagctttcaacttttaaaatagaggtattttacaaatataaaattgtaaaactcaaaaaaaaaaaactatgatatATGTTGGATATATGACACTTAAATTTTAGGTCTAAAGCTTCCTGATTTTGAGTTTAATGAATTTATATTTGCCTTTGGTTTTAAtctttaaagaaaaataattatgatatATATGGTTAAATTTGATGTATTGATggtataatttatgtatatgataataaatcatttaatattttaaatataaattaaattacaatcacttaatttttcataatttgattCATTAATAATTGATGAAATTGTGTATTATCAGTATACTACtgaatataaacaaatatatagGAAAAAGTACTAAAATAGTTTAATAAAAATTCCAATTACCTCTTGTGATTTGAAAAATATTCAATCACTCTCCTTAGGTTTAATGAAAATTCACTAGCCTCAAAGATATATTTATCGaatgagttttaaataaaataacaattttaccatttattaattaattattattctatttatttttattctccTCAAACTTTATATTcaataaaattcaattaaaaataataaaaatttaattagttataaaaatattttaattattattaaattaaaatataagttgCACTATATCCTAACCATttgttttatttctctttttggGGTTTACAAATCTATAGAAGTGAGATACCTATATTTTAAAATCTGAAAGCTTTGGTTAGGAAATTTGAGAATCAAATTAATAGAATTAAGTAAATATAAAGGgtttaatttattgaattatttggaattaggaccaaattaatAGAATATATAAGTATTGAaaactaaatgtgttattatatcaattaaaaaaaGGCCTTCCATTATCAATTAGGAGTGGGTGATCAAAACATGAATGATTTCAGATGATAGTacctaaattaaatttttaaaatgagaTGACCAAAACAAGAACACAAAtatacttaaaatttttaaaattagatgaCCAAAACAagaatacaaatatatatatatatatatatatatatatataatcacataaaagtTTCCATTTATATGGT from Gossypium arboreum isolate Shixiya-1 chromosome 1, ASM2569848v2, whole genome shotgun sequence harbors:
- the LOC108454551 gene encoding kinesin-like protein KIN-14N — encoded protein: MGSKSQNKPPFQHNTTLTTTSTITPSSLKKKYIADVVSEDKGQRLGFEKMVGTANNGRLRLAFSLVNGSQDLDLSSAPASNAGSECGGIEFTREDVEALVNEKMKYKNKFNYKERCENMMEYIKRLRLCIKWFQELEGEYAFEQEKLRNALELTERRCSEMEVALNNKEEELNLIILELRKSLASLQDKLAKEESEKNAAVDSLTKEKEARTSIERSQASLSEELEKVQGELDGANQRIASINDMYKLLQEYNSSLQLYNSKLQTDLDTAHETIKRGEKERSAIVENLHTLRGQHKSLQDQLMSSIASQDEVMKQKDALLNEVACLRMELNQSREDREHYQQQVQSLAAEVSKYKELATNSSELEEKCLSQGNQIQILHDQLAVAERKLQMSDMSIFETRNEFEGQKKLIEELQNRLEDAEFKLIEGEKLRKKLHNTILELKGNIRVFCRVRPQLPDDSSSNQAKVFSYPTSMEYLGRGIDMTQNGQKHSFTFDKVFMPDASQEEVFVEISQLVQSALDGYKVCIFAYGQTGSGKTYTMMGKPGQPDEKGLIPRSLEQIFQTKQALQPQGWRYEMQVSMLEIYNETIRDLLSTNKDASRIENGVAGKQYTIKHDANGNTQVSDLTIVDVQSSREVKYLLDRAAHSRSVGKTQMNEQSSRSHFVFTMRITGVNESTEQQVQGVLNLIDLAGSERLSKSGSTGDRLKETQAINKSLSSLADVIFALAKKEDHVPFRNSKLTYLLQPCLGGDSKTLMFVNISPELSSVGESLCSLRFAARVNACEIGTPRRQLNMRTSESRLSYG